One segment of Nostoc flagelliforme CCNUN1 DNA contains the following:
- a CDS encoding DUF3859 domain-containing protein, which translates to MTQRLTQEQLSQIVTEVEGLQVRREAELDQQQIREILQELNLPPELLDEALIQLNRRQALEVQQRRNRWITSGVVAVVVVVIASTIFFMQQQNSTLSRVSAQQDRITLVQNSGGDLKTFSRQTNPEVSYRVTLKDAPLGKKLALSCHWIDPSGQIVKQNNYQTREINTSVWDTQCRYTINPAATVGNWKVQMFLEGRQISDETFEVK; encoded by the coding sequence ATGACGCAGCGACTCACTCAAGAGCAATTATCACAAATAGTTACAGAAGTAGAAGGTCTGCAAGTGCGTCGGGAAGCGGAATTAGACCAACAGCAGATTAGAGAAATTTTACAGGAGTTGAATTTACCGCCAGAGTTATTAGATGAAGCGCTGATTCAGTTAAATCGCCGCCAAGCACTGGAGGTACAACAACGCCGGAATCGATGGATTACCTCTGGAGTGGTGGCAGTTGTAGTGGTGGTCATTGCATCTACAATATTTTTCATGCAGCAACAGAATTCTACACTCTCTCGTGTTTCTGCTCAACAAGACCGTATCACCTTGGTGCAAAATAGTGGCGGTGACTTGAAAACATTTTCCCGTCAAACCAATCCAGAAGTTTCTTACCGCGTCACTTTAAAGGATGCACCCTTGGGTAAAAAGCTGGCTCTCTCTTGTCATTGGATTGACCCAAGTGGTCAAATTGTCAAGCAAAACAATTATCAAACCCGCGAAATTAATACGTCTGTCTGGGATACCCAGTGTCGCTACACTATTAATCCTGCTGCAACTGTTGGCAATTGGAAGGTGCAGATGTTCCTGGAAGGTCGGCAGATTAGTGATGAAACCTTTGAAGTTAAATAG
- a CDS encoding asparagine synthetase B family protein, translating to MGNIPHHFLGYWGYGAQHELEALLSSVLENLSPFRGEALNFPPSRDELGVKGLGLKSQFSPQENYPLLIWNVVYIGLNGNSPPQQNQVAAISASGLFSSPDAWVSLQENNNLILGREPFGKMPLYWTQQGQVIWFASQLQLLLPILQQSEVSISGLYGYSCFSYVPTPLTPVNRVFAIPAGTELVWQSDCQSGKLRSPESKNIHSWREASEDLTDEATAITELQTLLKDSIERQIVDLKDEPVGVFLSGGLDSSVVAALLVQAGVKVRAYTLDFGDAGIPEYPYSEQVAQFLKIPLIKVAVTPSSIKNALIPTVQALDLPFGDGVCVPLYLLSQRASQETQVIFNGEGGDQLFAGWTNKPLIAAGVYQAENPAGQETFIQQYLRTFHRLGGYESQVYQPEVYAQIENLHPEDWLLTALDRNECPSLLHRLRRASLMLKGAQNIHPRATALGFAHGLWVRSPFCDLPLAEWTFRLSGELCLQGACEKYILKRAVENWLPPEIVWRQKRGMGVPLTSWCLNNFWHQMGIWLNPEILRANNHFYPDIAAQIVEGKLGAAIQGRRIGETLWLLIMWQLWRSHVLNEKLSKHSWDHPFWLPRWLWRSYKRWQG from the coding sequence ATGGGCAACATCCCGCATCACTTTCTTGGTTATTGGGGTTACGGCGCTCAACACGAGTTGGAGGCGCTGTTAAGTAGTGTTCTGGAAAACCTCTCTCCTTTTAGGGGAGAGGCTTTGAATTTTCCCCCTTCCCGCGACGAGTTGGGGGTTAAGGGGTTAGGTCTGAAAAGTCAGTTCTCTCCACAGGAAAATTATCCTCTTCTCATCTGGAATGTTGTTTATATAGGACTTAATGGAAATTCCCCACCGCAACAAAATCAAGTTGCTGCTATCTCTGCATCAGGTTTATTCAGTTCACCCGATGCTTGGGTAAGTCTACAGGAAAACAACAACCTAATTTTGGGTAGAGAACCTTTCGGAAAGATGCCTTTGTATTGGACTCAACAAGGACAAGTGATCTGGTTTGCATCTCAACTGCAACTACTCTTACCGATTTTGCAACAGTCAGAAGTTAGTATTTCTGGGTTATATGGCTATAGCTGCTTTTCCTACGTTCCAACACCCTTAACCCCTGTTAATAGAGTGTTTGCAATTCCGGCGGGAACTGAATTAGTTTGGCAGAGTGATTGTCAATCAGGTAAGCTGCGATCGCCTGAATCTAAAAACATCCACTCGTGGCGGGAAGCCTCAGAAGATTTAACAGATGAAGCTACAGCAATTACCGAATTGCAAACTCTCCTTAAAGACTCTATTGAGCGACAGATTGTCGATTTAAAGGATGAGCCTGTTGGGGTGTTTCTCTCTGGCGGACTCGATTCTTCAGTGGTGGCGGCGCTGCTGGTGCAAGCAGGGGTGAAAGTCCGCGCCTACACTTTAGATTTTGGTGACGCAGGCATTCCAGAATATCCATACTCTGAACAAGTCGCCCAGTTTCTCAAAATTCCGCTAATTAAAGTTGCAGTAACCCCAAGTTCGATCAAGAACGCCCTAATTCCTACTGTGCAAGCATTGGATTTGCCCTTTGGAGATGGGGTGTGTGTTCCGTTGTATCTCCTATCTCAGAGGGCGAGTCAAGAAACTCAGGTAATTTTTAACGGCGAAGGGGGAGATCAATTATTTGCTGGTTGGACAAACAAACCTTTAATTGCCGCAGGTGTTTATCAAGCAGAAAATCCCGCCGGACAGGAAACTTTTATCCAGCAATATCTCCGCACCTTTCACCGTCTTGGGGGATACGAATCTCAAGTTTATCAGCCAGAGGTTTATGCACAGATAGAAAATTTGCATCCAGAAGATTGGCTGTTAACCGCTCTCGATCGCAATGAGTGTCCATCTTTGCTACATCGCCTCCGCCGTGCAAGTTTGATGCTCAAAGGAGCGCAGAATATCCATCCCCGTGCGACTGCATTGGGGTTTGCTCATGGATTATGGGTGCGATCGCCTTTTTGTGACTTACCTTTAGCTGAGTGGACATTCCGCCTATCTGGAGAACTCTGTTTGCAGGGAGCCTGTGAAAAATATATCCTTAAGCGGGCTGTAGAAAATTGGCTCCCGCCGGAAATTGTCTGGCGACAAAAGCGGGGTATGGGGGTTCCCTTAACTTCTTGGTGTTTAAATAATTTTTGGCATCAGATGGGCATTTGGCTCAATCCTGAGATACTTCGCGCCAACAATCACTTTTATCCTGACATCGCGGCACAAATCGTTGAAGGCAAACTAGGAGCAGCTATTCAAGGGCGGCGAATTGGTGAGACTCTCTGGTTACTTATTATGTGGCAACTTTGGCGATCGCATGTTTTAAATGAAAAACTAAGTAAACATTCCTGGGATCATCCCTTTTGGTTACCTCGTTGGCTATGGAGGAGTTATAAGCGATGGCAAGGTTAG
- a CDS encoding diaminopimelate decarboxylase family protein, protein MARLDKSEELGSRDAIIRVCTGVRSEKLIFSSPLFSKELAQELLNNYGSPLYVYNGDRLGETIERITKAVSYPRTQFRFASVTNGNIALLKIFRSFGWGLHANTPGDIYLGLQAGFDPSEIVYSGSNLNRSEMLQVLNWGVTTLNFDSLAQLQLCCEVLPKGREKNIRLGLRLNLPEITGDSRIGVRPEEFGDAIALTGEVGLKLSGLHFYRGTGTNATAAFTQVIDTVIATAQQLPDWEYLDFGGGFGYPYHHNKTAFDWEIFGAELTKRITRLGRKIDLVIEPGRSAIAGCATLLAQVVSVKWQGEKQIVGVDTTVANLSVPSVHGGYREIVTWKQANKSSIPHSPLLRLTSAKLGTSRSVQVPTPDSLFKTDICGNTTYSQDYLGKNCQLPALEIGDIVAILDVGAYGYAMSSHFLHRPKPAEVLLENCTHRLIRRREDYSVLLTNQILDSSPLKTGDQA, encoded by the coding sequence ATGGCAAGGTTAGATAAAAGTGAGGAGTTAGGGAGTAGAGACGCGATTATTCGCGTCTGTACAGGAGTTAGGAGTGAAAAATTAATTTTCTCATCTCCCCTATTTAGCAAAGAACTTGCTCAGGAGTTACTGAATAACTACGGTTCTCCGCTTTATGTTTATAATGGCGATCGCTTGGGCGAAACTATTGAGCGGATTACCAAAGCAGTCAGCTATCCGCGCACGCAATTTCGTTTTGCCAGTGTTACCAATGGCAACATTGCACTATTAAAAATTTTTCGTTCATTTGGATGGGGACTTCACGCCAATACGCCAGGAGATATTTACCTGGGATTGCAAGCTGGTTTCGATCCTAGTGAGATTGTTTATAGCGGTAGTAATTTGAATCGATCTGAGATGCTACAAGTCTTGAATTGGGGAGTTACAACTCTCAACTTTGATAGTCTGGCTCAGTTGCAGTTGTGCTGCGAAGTTTTGCCCAAAGGCAGAGAGAAAAATATTCGCCTTGGTTTACGCCTGAATTTGCCGGAAATTACCGGAGATAGCCGCATTGGTGTACGTCCAGAGGAATTTGGTGATGCGATCGCTTTAACTGGTGAGGTTGGACTAAAGCTGAGTGGTTTACACTTCTATCGAGGAACTGGAACTAATGCCACAGCCGCTTTTACCCAGGTAATTGATACAGTAATCGCCACAGCACAACAGTTACCAGATTGGGAATATTTAGATTTTGGTGGTGGTTTTGGCTACCCGTATCATCACAATAAAACAGCCTTTGACTGGGAAATATTTGGAGCTGAGTTAACCAAGAGAATTACTCGTTTAGGGCGGAAAATTGATTTGGTGATTGAACCAGGACGAAGTGCGATCGCTGGATGTGCCACGTTGCTTGCTCAAGTTGTTTCAGTGAAATGGCAAGGAGAAAAACAGATTGTCGGAGTTGATACCACCGTTGCTAATCTTTCAGTACCCTCAGTACACGGCGGCTACCGAGAAATTGTCACTTGGAAGCAAGCAAATAAATCCTCAATTCCCCACTCCCCACTACTTCGGCTTACCTCGGCAAAGCTCGGCACAAGTCGCTCAGTACAAGTCCCCACTCCCGATTCCCTATTCAAAACTGATATTTGTGGTAACACCACCTATTCACAAGATTACCTGGGGAAAAATTGTCAACTCCCAGCGTTAGAAATTGGTGATATCGTTGCCATTCTAGATGTCGGTGCTTATGGTTATGCTATGTCGTCTCACTTTTTACACCGCCCCAAACCTGCGGAAGTTTTACTAGAAAATTGCACACACCGCCTGATTCGTCGGCGGGAAGACTATAGTGTTTTATTAACAAATCAAATACTTGATAGTTCCCCTCTTAAAACGGGGGATCAAGCCTGA
- a CDS encoding toprim domain-containing protein: protein MSKVKITDPMFAKAIADISANHTLFFTPKQLLYLLDNRIKAKSASIFGLLFIYLFFNIWAPGFIGGFASLLFGANSFLIVSIIFNICFVFYLYRKSISNKIYIKLRQEYAKCLQIIGGIILAVGIYAALNIYNSFSLFVIAVLLGMLSIYFGTRQLRQTKFPQEFLFSQNDFQCWLNRWRQINGSIIKILPSPNQENTPATVNPDVTAYSFDRLVVSDTASIAQLLIANNFHFENNCAILSITGYPQSIFDTTMQMLRRNPDLKVYAIHDCNPRGIGLVHNLRTNANWFLNSEIVIIDIGLTPRQIIATKRGMFIQSSPESAQAAKQLPEEVRQSLSAEELTWLESGNFVELESFTPQRIIKVLQKGIAGSQNLESDDSSLLLVGDTGNDMYIVQSFG from the coding sequence ATGAGTAAAGTTAAGATTACTGACCCTATGTTTGCGAAGGCGATCGCTGATATTTCTGCAAATCACACCTTATTTTTTACACCCAAGCAACTACTTTATTTATTAGATAATCGGATAAAAGCCAAGTCTGCTTCAATATTTGGTTTGTTGTTTATATATTTGTTTTTTAATATTTGGGCACCAGGCTTCATAGGTGGATTTGCTTCTTTATTGTTTGGTGCTAATTCTTTCCTGATAGTATCCATTATATTTAATATATGTTTTGTATTCTATTTATATAGAAAGTCTATATCAAACAAAATATATATTAAGCTTCGCCAAGAATATGCTAAATGCTTACAAATAATAGGAGGCATAATTCTTGCTGTAGGAATTTATGCTGCTTTAAATATATATAACTCGTTTAGTCTATTTGTCATCGCCGTTCTTCTAGGAATGTTGTCAATATACTTTGGAACTCGACAGCTACGACAAACTAAATTTCCACAGGAGTTTTTATTTTCTCAAAATGATTTTCAATGTTGGCTAAACCGCTGGCGGCAAATCAATGGGTCAATTATCAAAATTCTTCCTTCTCCAAACCAGGAAAATACACCAGCCACGGTTAATCCTGATGTGACTGCTTACAGTTTTGATAGATTAGTCGTTAGTGATACTGCTAGTATTGCTCAACTATTGATTGCTAATAATTTTCACTTTGAAAATAACTGTGCAATTCTCAGCATTACTGGATATCCTCAAAGCATTTTTGACACCACAATGCAAATGCTGCGCCGCAATCCCGATTTGAAAGTCTATGCAATACATGATTGCAATCCACGAGGAATTGGTTTAGTTCATAATTTGAGAACCAATGCTAACTGGTTTCTCAATAGCGAGATTGTGATTATTGATATCGGATTAACGCCACGTCAAATTATCGCTACTAAACGCGGAATGTTCATTCAATCCTCTCCAGAGTCGGCGCAAGCAGCTAAACAATTGCCTGAAGAAGTTCGTCAAAGTTTATCTGCTGAAGAACTAACATGGTTAGAATCTGGAAACTTTGTAGAATTGGAATCTTTCACTCCCCAAAGAATAATTAAAGTTCTGCAAAAGGGTATTGCTGGCAGTCAAAATTTAGAAAGTGATGACAGTAGCTTGCTTTTAGTGGGGGATACAGGAAATGATATGTATATTGTTCAAAGTTTTGGTTGA
- a CDS encoding rRNA large subunit pseudouridine synthase E → MTNHYRYIIFYKPYGVLSQFTKDAPTHSTLKDYIDVPDVYPVGRLDWDSEGLLLLTNDGQLQHRLAHPRFGHKRTYCVQVERIPDADAIKRLQTGVEIQNYRTQPAEVRLLPQEPQLPERTPPIRFRKNVPTAWLEMTLTEGKNRQVRRMTAAVGFPTLRLVRISIGHLQLDDLQLGQWRDLTTSELQFLHNFSKSKSFPAKGNAL, encoded by the coding sequence ATGACAAATCATTACCGATATATTATTTTTTACAAACCCTATGGCGTTCTCAGCCAGTTTACAAAAGATGCTCCCACACATAGCACCCTGAAAGATTATATTGATGTACCTGATGTGTATCCTGTGGGACGCTTAGACTGGGATAGTGAAGGGTTGCTGCTGTTAACGAACGATGGACAATTGCAACATCGCCTCGCCCATCCGCGTTTTGGTCATAAACGTACTTACTGCGTACAGGTAGAGCGAATTCCAGATGCAGATGCGATAAAAAGGTTGCAGACAGGTGTGGAAATTCAAAATTACCGCACTCAACCAGCAGAAGTTAGGCTGTTACCACAAGAACCACAGCTACCTGAACGTACTCCACCGATTAGATTTCGCAAAAATGTACCGACAGCTTGGCTAGAAATGACTTTGACAGAGGGAAAAAACCGCCAAGTACGGCGCATGACTGCTGCTGTAGGGTTTCCGACTTTGCGGCTGGTCAGGATCAGCATAGGCCACCTACAATTAGATGACCTACAATTGGGTCAATGGCGCGATCTCACCACATCTGAACTTCAATTTCTGCATAATTTCAGTAAATCGAAAAGTTTTCCTGCAAAGGGGAATGCTCTATAA
- the hisC gene encoding histidinol-phosphate transaminase translates to MTNYFRSNVDAMASYIPGEQPQRGTQIIKLNSNENPYPPSPAALAVLRNIDGEWLRRYPEPFGGEFRQAASKVLGVPSDWIIVGNGSDELLSVVIRACAEPGKKVVYPMPTYVLYRTLTEMQAAEIIEIPYRDDYSLPLEELVAANGSVTFIASPNSPSGHVVATNNLRKLASQLSGVLVIDEAYIDFTEENALALVKDYENVIVIRTLSKGYSLAGLRLGFGVANPKLLQGLFKVKDSYNIDAIACAIGTAAITDQAYKNACVAKIKASRNQLATDLKQLGFHLWDSQANFLLVQPREGNAEYLYQKLKERGILIRYFKQPGLDDKLRITVGTDEQNQALVEALIYLLETGDKRAGGEKLCRLG, encoded by the coding sequence ATGACCAACTACTTTCGTTCTAATGTTGATGCAATGGCTAGCTACATTCCTGGTGAGCAGCCTCAACGCGGTACACAGATAATTAAACTCAACAGTAACGAGAACCCCTATCCTCCTTCGCCTGCGGCGCTAGCTGTGCTGCGGAATATTGATGGCGAGTGGTTGCGGCGGTATCCAGAACCTTTCGGGGGAGAGTTCCGGCAAGCTGCAAGTAAAGTTTTAGGTGTTCCTAGCGATTGGATAATTGTGGGAAATGGCAGTGACGAATTGTTGAGTGTGGTGATTCGAGCCTGTGCAGAACCTGGAAAAAAGGTAGTTTATCCAATGCCTACTTATGTGCTATATCGCACATTAACAGAAATGCAAGCTGCGGAAATTATTGAGATTCCTTACAGGGATGACTACAGTTTACCTTTGGAAGAACTGGTTGCTGCCAATGGTTCTGTAACATTCATTGCATCGCCTAATAGTCCATCGGGGCATGTGGTAGCAACAAATAATCTGCGAAAATTAGCCAGCCAGTTATCTGGAGTTTTAGTGATTGATGAAGCATACATAGATTTTACCGAAGAAAATGCATTGGCTTTGGTAAAGGACTACGAAAACGTCATCGTAATTCGCACACTTTCTAAGGGGTACTCGTTGGCTGGATTACGGCTGGGATTTGGAGTGGCGAATCCCAAGCTGTTGCAGGGATTGTTTAAGGTGAAAGATAGCTATAACATTGATGCGATCGCTTGTGCAATTGGCACGGCTGCTATTACCGATCAAGCTTATAAAAATGCTTGTGTGGCAAAGATTAAAGCATCGCGGAATCAGTTAGCAACAGACTTAAAGCAATTAGGTTTTCATCTTTGGGATTCCCAAGCTAACTTTTTGCTGGTACAGCCAAGAGAAGGAAATGCAGAATATCTCTATCAAAAACTGAAGGAACGGGGAATTTTAATCCGCTACTTCAAGCAGCCTGGATTAGATGATAAATTACGCATTACTGTTGGTACTGATGAACAAAATCAGGCTTTAGTGGAAGCACTAATTTATTTGTTAGAGACTGGGGATAAGAGAGCAGGGGGAGAAAAGTTGTGTAGGTTGGGTTGA